In the genome of Geobacillus stearothermophilus ATCC 12980, the window CCCTCTTAGCTCAATTGATGGTATAATCTTCTTGAAAAGTAAAAGGGGGAGTTTTCAATGAGGAAAATCAAGATGCTGATGGTAGCTGTAATTGTATTTATGATAGCAATACTACCGGGAATTGTAACAGACGCAGCCCCAAAAAACATGTATGTACACTTCATCAATGTTGGGCAAGGTGACAGTATTTACATTAAAGCGCCAAATGGAGAGGACATTCTCATTGATGGAGGAAATAAAGATGGCAGTGATGTCGTCGCCTATCTTAAAAAGCAGAAGGTAAAGGACATCGAAATCATGATCGCGACTCATCCAGACGCCGACCATATTGGCGGTCTTGATGAGGTTCTCAAGGCTTTCCCTGTGAAAAATGTGTATGCTCCAAAAGTCGGTAATACAACGCAAGCATATAAAGATTTCTTGGTCGCTGTGAAAAATAAGAAACTTACCATCAAAGTTGCTAAAGCAGATGTTGTTCTGCCAATCAAAGGTGTGACTGCTAAGTTTGTTGGCCCTGTAAAATCGTACAGCACTAGCGATACAAATGACTGGAGCGCTGTCCTAAAAGTGACCTATGGCAAAAAGTCATTCCTGTTTACAGGCGACGCCGAGACTCGAGCAGAAGCGGATATGGTTAAAGCGAAAAAGGATTTGCGCGCTGATGTGTTGAAAGTAGGTCATCACGGTGCGAAAACATCGACCAGCGCGACACTTTTAAAAGCTGTAAAACCAACATATGCGGTAATTTCGGTTGGCAAGAATGCCTATGGCCATCCAACATCGGAAGTTTTAAATCGGTTGAAATCTTATAAAGTCAAGGTATTCCGTACCGACAAACAAGGAACGATTATCGCAACAACCAACGGGACAACACTTACCTTCAACGTAAAACCAATTTATTAGAGGTGGTTAAATGAAATATATCATTGATCGCTTCGAGGGTAAATGGGCAGTTTGTGAGGCGGAGGATGGCAAAATGATCGATATTGAGAAAAGCAAGCTACCCAAAAACGCCCGCGCCGGCGATGTGATTGTACA includes:
- a CDS encoding DUF3006 domain-containing protein gives rise to the protein MKYIIDRFEGKWAVCEAEDGKMIDIEKSKLPKNARAGDVIVQENGKFRVDKKETEKRWKEIEELMNEVFEE
- a CDS encoding ComEC/Rec2 family competence protein, coding for MRKIKMLMVAVIVFMIAILPGIVTDAAPKNMYVHFINVGQGDSIYIKAPNGEDILIDGGNKDGSDVVAYLKKQKVKDIEIMIATHPDADHIGGLDEVLKAFPVKNVYAPKVGNTTQAYKDFLVAVKNKKLTIKVAKADVVLPIKGVTAKFVGPVKSYSTSDTNDWSAVLKVTYGKKSFLFTGDAETRAEADMVKAKKDLRADVLKVGHHGAKTSTSATLLKAVKPTYAVISVGKNAYGHPTSEVLNRLKSYKVKVFRTDKQGTIIATTNGTTLTFNVKPIY